The following is a genomic window from Clostridium fungisolvens.
TAATACTGATTATCTGATTTATGCCGTATGAAGCTATTTTTACATTGGTTAAATTATTTGGTGAAACCATCTTATGTTCAGCAATGAACAAGACGGAAATGATTGTAAGTCCAATGTAATAGATAACTCCTAAATGACTGCTTAAAATTCCGACGATAACCAATAAGCATAAAGTTATACCGTGAAAAAGAGTAGAGATATGAAGAGCATTTCTTACTCCAAATCTTGCAGGTATTGAATGTATTCCATTAGCTGTATCAAAATCATAATCCTGTGCTCCGTATATTATATCGAAGCCTGCAACCCATAGAGTGTTAGCTGCTCCCATAAAAAGAGGAAGCCAAGAGATTTTTCCTGTTATCGCAAGCCAAGCTCCTACAGGTGCCGCTGCTGAGGTGATTCCTAAAACCAAATGGCAGGCCCAAGTAAAACGCTTTGTATAGGAATAAATAACCATAAGGAATAATGCTATAGGTGATAAAATTAAGCATAATGGATTTAGCATTGCTGCAGAAATAACCATTAATAAAAAGCATCCTATAACAAATAATATTACTTCCTTCTTTTTCATTAAGCCCTGAGGTAACTGTCTTGTAGCTGTTCTTGGGTTTTTAGCGTCTATTTCAGCATCGATGACTCTGTTGATAGCATTTGCTCCAGTTCTAGCTCCCATAAAGGCAAGTAGTATCCAAAATATCTTGTAAGGAGAAGGAAGTCCATTACTAGCCAGTAGCATAGAAATAAGTGCAAAAGATAAAGAAAAAATTGTGTGTGAAAACATAACTAGTACTCCATAGTCATGAATTTTTTCAATAGCTTTATTCAATATCATATTCAGCCCATCTCCTTGAAACAAGATCTTTAATGTCTTCTGACATTTCAATGTCGTCAGGCCATTCTCTGCTATGACCTTCACTTGGCCATTTTTTAGTAGCATCAATACCCATTCTGTGTCCGTAATGAGGCAGATCAGATGCATGATCTAGAGCATCTAGAGGTCCTTCTGATATTACAACATCTCTTTTTGCATCAATATTATTAAATACCTTCCAGGCTACAGTAGATATATCCTGTGGACTTACATTTTCATCAACAACAATTATCATTTTTGTATACATCATTTGACCTATACCCCAAAGTGAGTTCATTATCTTTTTAGCATGTCCAGGGTAACGCTTCTTGATAGAAACAATGACACAGTTATGGAAAACTCCTTCAAGTGGAAAATTAAAATCAATTATTTCAGGATATTGCATTTTAAGTAGTGGTAAGAAAATTCTTTCCGTAGCTTTACCCATATAGCAGTCTTCCATAGGTGGCTTACCTACTACAGTAGCAGGATATACAGCATTCTTTTTGTGTGTTATACAAGTTACATGGAATACAGGGTAGTAATCGGCAAGAGAATAATATCCTGTATGGTCTCCAAAAGGTCCTTCAAGTTTCAACTCTTCGTTAACATCAACATAGCCTTCTATAACAAACTCTGCATCAGCAGGTACATAAATATCATTAGTTATAGATTTAACAAGTTTAACTGGAGATTTTCTTAAAAATCCTGCAAACATCATCTCATCAATGCTTTTTGGAAGTGGAGCAGTGGCAGAATAAGTGATTGCTGGATCACATCCAAGAGCTACTGATACAGGCATTTTTCCACCAAGTGCTTTATATTTTTCATATATTTCACGGCCATCTTTATGTAAATGCCAGTGCATACCTGTGGAGTTTTTATCATAAACCTGAAGTCTGTACATTCCTGTGTTTTGAATTCCTGTTTCAGGGTCTTTTGTCATAACAAGTGGAAGAGTTATAAATCTTCCTCCATCTCCTGGCCAGCACTTTAATATTGGAAGTGTTGATAGATCAGGGTCATGTTCTATAACTTCTTGGCAAGCACCTTTAGTAGGCAATTTTATAGGGAATACAGTTGCCATTCTAGTAAGCCTTGGAAGAGATTTAATTTTTTTCATGAGGCCAAGATAATTAGACATATCTATAAATTCTTCTATATCATTTCCTATATCATCTAGTTTTTCAACGCCTAGAGACATACTCATTCTTTCATAAGTTCCCATGGCATTGATAAGAACCGGATATTTTGAACCTTTAACATTTTCAAATAAAAGAGCAGGACCATATTTTTTTGATACTCTATCAGTTATTTCAGTGATCTCAAGATCTGAATCAACTTCAGTTTTTACTCTTTTTAGCATGCCTTTTTCATCCAAATGTTTAATGAAATCTTGCAAATCTTTGTAAGCCATAAGTTTTCTCCTTTTGTAAAAAGTTTTAAGATTTAAATTATATATACTTATAAATTAATAGTTCTAAAAGTTTTAGATTTTCAGGTATTCATACTTAAACTTGTTGTAGGTGAACTTTCTCTAAAACCTCAGCTAAGCTTTCAACCATTGAAGCTATATCCTCTTTTGTAATAACTAAAGGAGGTTGGAAAGCTAAGACATCTCTATTTATGCCGTTTTTACCGATTAGGAAACCAAGATCCTTCATTTCCTCTAATATAAAATCTGTAATTTCAGCAGAGTTTACTTTATTATTTGGTGCCTTGATTTGTATACCAAGCATTAGACCAGCTCCTCTAACTTCAGCTATAAATGGTGAGGAAAGCTTTTCTAATTCTTGCTTTAAGTAAGCACCTAATTCCTTTGACTTTTGAACTAAGTTGTTTTTCTCAATATAAGCTAATACGCTTAATGCAGTTTGAGCAGCTACAGGATTTCCTCCGAAAGTTGATGCTGAAGGTCTATTAAAGGATTTTGCTATCTCATCTGTTGTTGAAAAAGTAGATATAGGAATTCCATTGCCTAGTGCCTTAGCAGTTACAATAATGTCAGGTGTAACCCCATAGTGTTCTATGCAAAACATCTTACCAGTTCTTCCGTAACCAGTTTGAACTTCATCGCAAATCAGCAATACATTATGTGAATGAAGCAGTTGTTGTACTTTCTTCAAATAATCTATTGGATATAGTATGATTCCTCCATTACCTTGAAGAGGCTCTAATATCATTGCACAGATTTCAGCACCATGCTCTTTTAAGACTGCTTCAAGTTGGAGCAAAGATTTTTCCATTGCTTCTTTGTAAGTACTGTCTGGAGAGTAAGGTCTTTCAATGAAAAAAACATTATCATTTACTAAATTATCATCTAATCTCCACATAGGTATTCCAGTAACGCTTAGGGTTAAGTGAGTTCTACCATGAAGGCCCCCGTTTAAAGCGATATATTTAGTCTTTTTAGTATGTAGTCTTGCAAGGGCCATGGCACCTTCATTTGCTTCAGAGCCAGTAACACAAAAGAAAGTTCTTTTGATATCCCCAGGAAGTATCTTTGCTAGTTTTTCAGCAAGATCAACCATTGGCTGAGTTAAATAAAGTGTTGTTGTATGTTGAACTTTATTAAGCTGATCAATAGTATCCCTAAGAATTTCTGGATTTGAATGACCACAGTTCATAACTGATACTCCAGCAAAGAAATCAACATATTTCTTATTTTCATGATCAAAAAGATATTG
Proteins encoded in this region:
- a CDS encoding UbiA-like polyprenyltransferase: MILNKAIEKIHDYGVLVMFSHTIFSLSFALISMLLASNGLPSPYKIFWILLAFMGARTGANAINRVIDAEIDAKNPRTATRQLPQGLMKKKEVILFVIGCFLLMVISAAMLNPLCLILSPIALFLMVIYSYTKRFTWACHLVLGITSAAAPVGAWLAITGKISWLPLFMGAANTLWVAGFDIIYGAQDYDFDTANGIHSIPARFGVRNALHISTLFHGITLCLLVIVGILSSHLGVIYYIGLTIISVLFIAEHKMVSPNNLTNVKIASYGINQIISITFLICGVIDALI
- a CDS encoding aspartate aminotransferase family protein; the protein is MNYIGPDNILSKRKDYFYPATAHFYQRPPQIVSGSMQYLFDHENKKYVDFFAGVSVMNCGHSNPEILRDTIDQLNKVQHTTTLYLTQPMVDLAEKLAKILPGDIKRTFFCVTGSEANEGAMALARLHTKKTKYIALNGGLHGRTHLTLSVTGIPMWRLDDNLVNDNVFFIERPYSPDSTYKEAMEKSLLQLEAVLKEHGAEICAMILEPLQGNGGIILYPIDYLKKVQQLLHSHNVLLICDEVQTGYGRTGKMFCIEHYGVTPDIIVTAKALGNGIPISTFSTTDEIAKSFNRPSASTFGGNPVAAQTALSVLAYIEKNNLVQKSKELGAYLKQELEKLSSPFIAEVRGAGLMLGIQIKAPNNKVNSAEITDFILEEMKDLGFLIGKNGINRDVLAFQPPLVITKEDIASMVESLAEVLEKVHLQQV
- a CDS encoding menaquinone biosynthesis decarboxylase codes for the protein MAYKDLQDFIKHLDEKGMLKRVKTEVDSDLEITEITDRVSKKYGPALLFENVKGSKYPVLINAMGTYERMSMSLGVEKLDDIGNDIEEFIDMSNYLGLMKKIKSLPRLTRMATVFPIKLPTKGACQEVIEHDPDLSTLPILKCWPGDGGRFITLPLVMTKDPETGIQNTGMYRLQVYDKNSTGMHWHLHKDGREIYEKYKALGGKMPVSVALGCDPAITYSATAPLPKSIDEMMFAGFLRKSPVKLVKSITNDIYVPADAEFVIEGYVDVNEELKLEGPFGDHTGYYSLADYYPVFHVTCITHKKNAVYPATVVGKPPMEDCYMGKATERIFLPLLKMQYPEIIDFNFPLEGVFHNCVIVSIKKRYPGHAKKIMNSLWGIGQMMYTKMIIVVDENVSPQDISTVAWKVFNNIDAKRDVVISEGPLDALDHASDLPHYGHRMGIDATKKWPSEGHSREWPDDIEMSEDIKDLVSRRWAEYDIE